The Castanea sativa cultivar Marrone di Chiusa Pesio chromosome 11, ASM4071231v1 genome contains a region encoding:
- the LOC142616532 gene encoding uncharacterized protein LOC142616532 codes for MVSMHVKDLDDTFQMLWKYKLHLNAFKCSFGVGSGKFLGYMVTHRGIEVNLTQVKEINNLQPLQNPKEVQKLTGMTAALNRPEVNEVPFAYRAMVTHVVSLVLIQDDGGIQRPVYYVSKSLHEAEVRYLPLEKAILAVVHAMCKLPHYFQSHTIVILTQLPLKLVLRSADYSGRIAKWETILGAFDVRYMPRTFVKGQVLVDLVAEFTEPSIEESAKELHIEEKSVGVIRRKERGSGVRLVLVSPEGLTFEKSLRLGFLATNNEAEYEALLVGMSMVQKMEGKSVRIFSDSQLVEGQVLGTLEARDPIMQEYLTRFDSKAFRKYCCDLSITNRYSTLTYPQGNGQVEEINKVIVSGLKKRFEDAKGRWVEELPHVLWTYRITSRRSTGETPFSMTYGAEAVIPLETGFPTLRTSSFSPNNNDDLLEKILDLVEERRETTMVQLAYYQHKLK; via the exons aTGGTATCTATGCATGTAAAAGATTTAGATGACACATTTCAAATGCTCTGGAAGTACAAATTGCACCTCAATGCCtttaaatgctcttttggtgtagGCTCTGGTaaattcctaggctacatggtgactcacaGAGGAATAGAAGTAAATCTGACACAAGTTAAGGAAATCAACAACTTACAACCTCTtcagaatccaaaggaagttcaaaagCTAACAGgaatgactgctgctctcaacag GCCAGAGGTCAATGAAGTCCCGTTTGCATATAGAGCTATGGTCACTCATGTTGTCAGTTTGGTTTTGATACAGGACGATGGTGGTATTCAAAGAccagtttactatgtgagcaagtcTCTGCATGAAGCTGAGGTACGTTACCTACCATTAGAGAAAGCGATTCTGGCTGTAGTGCATGCTATGTgtaagcttcctcactatttccaatcCCACACCATTGTTATTTTAACTCAGCTCCCTCTTAAGTTGGTGTTGCGAAGTGCTGATTACTCAGGGAGAATAGCAAAATGGGAAACTATCCTAGGGGCTTTCGATGTTaggtatatgcctcgcacctttGTGAAGGGGCAGGTCCTAGtcgatttggtggcagaattcacTGAACCCTCAATAGAAGAAAGTGCAAAGGAGTTGCACATAGAggaaaaatcagttggcgtgATCAGGCGCAAGGAG AGAGGGTCAGGTGTCAGACTGGTTCTCGTGTCTCCGGAGGGGCTTACATTTGAGAAGTCTCTGAGATTGGGATTCTTGGCCACTAACAATGAGGCGGAATATGAGGCTTTGCTGGTCGGGATGAgcatggttcagaaaatggaGGGAAAGTCAGTCCGAAtattctcggattctcaattagttgaAGGCCAAGTGCTGGGAACattggaggctagagatccaataATGCAAGAGTACTTGACTAGG tttgatagtaaggccttccGAAAGTACTGTTGTGACCTaagcatcacgaatagatactccactctcACTTATCCACAAGGGAATGGGCAAGTCGAGGAAATCAATAAAGTTATCGtaagtggactcaagaagaggtttGAAGATGCaaagggaagatgggtggaagaattgccacatgttttatggacatATCGCATCACTTCTCGTAGATCCACAGGAGAGACGcccttctctatgacttatggagccgaggcggtaatCCCTTTGGAAACTGGGTTTCCAACGTTGAGAACAAGTTCTTTCAGCCCAAACAATAACGATGATTTACTAGAGAAAATCCTAGACCTAGTTGAGGAACGTCGAGAGACCACCATGGTTCAgttagcttattatcaacataaactCAAATGA